In the Microcebus murinus isolate Inina chromosome 14, M.murinus_Inina_mat1.0, whole genome shotgun sequence genome, one interval contains:
- the FGFBP3 gene encoding fibroblast growth factor-binding protein 3: protein MSPLGLRTSLSLLLLLLGSCLLAAARRDKDAAGTAAERVPGPAGGSSGRFNSPEQHACSWQLLLPAPGAAAGSELALSCRGPGGARQQCAYRGEPQRCAAYAARRSHYWKQVLGALRKKRRPCHDPSPLQARLCAGKKGQGAELRLVPRASPPAQPTAAGFPGEPKPRARTRGRPREHAVGPAPSARPKGKPKGGKRKAASHPHEERPMGTGPYPDGLDENAELTETYCAEKWHSLCNFFVNFWNG from the coding sequence ATGAGTCCTCTGGGGCTGCGAACGTCGCtctcgctgctgctgctgctcctgggcAGCTGCCTGCTCGCGGCCGCCCGCAGGGACAAGGACGCGGCTGGCACCGCGGCGGAGCGGGTCCCCGGCCCCGCAGGCGGCTCCTCGGGTCGCTTCAACAGCCCAGAGCAGCACGCGTGCAGCTGGCAGCTGCTGCTGCCCGCCCCAGGGGCCGCCGCGGGCAGCGAGCTGGCGCTGAGCTGCCGGGGCCCGGGCGGGGCGCGCCAGCAGTGCGCCTACCGCGGGGAGCCGCAGCGCTGCGCCGCCTACGCCGCCCGCCGCTCGCACTACTGGAAGCAGGTGCTGGGCGCGCTGCGCAAGAAGCGGCGGCCCTGCCACGACCCCTCGCCGCTCCAGGCCCGCCTGTGCGCCGGCAAGAAGGGCCAGGGCGCCGAGCTGCGCCTGGTGCCGCGCGCGTCCCCGCCCGCACAGCCCACCGCCGCGGGCTTCCCCGGGGAGCCCAAGCCCCGGGCCAGGACCCGGGGGCGGCCCCGCGAGCACGCGGTCGGCCCGGCCCCGAGCGCGCGGCCTAAAGGGAAGCCCAAAGGGGGCAAGAGGAAGGCGGCCTCGCACCCCCACGAGGAGCGGCCCATGGGGACCGGACCCTACCCCGACGGGCTGGACGAGAACGCGGAGCTCACGGAGACCTACTGCGCCGAGAAGTGGCACTCCCTCTGCAACTTCTTTGTCAATTTCTGGAACGGCTGA